One genomic window of Proteobacteria bacterium CG1_02_64_396 includes the following:
- a CDS encoding cysteine--tRNA ligase, producing MLLFNTLTRSLEPLQTLEPDHLKLYVCGVTVYDLSHVGHARVMAVFDTLTRHLRASGTRVTYVRNITDIDDKIIKRAAERGIGCQALTEETTAYFQQDMAAIGCLPPDVEPTATGHIDEMIALVQRLETRGLAYVGGGDVFFRVRKFQGYGSLSGKSLDDLQAGERIEVNPHKEDPLDFVLWKSAKPGEPQWDSPWGAGRPGWHLECSAMSMRYLGEVFDLHGGGMDLIFPHHENEIAQSCGASGHQHLANHWMHVGFLRINEEKMSKSLGNFFTIREVLAHYPAEALRLLLLSAHYHGPLDYSEGHMAQAAAGMERLYATLRRTGVVGAAAANPDPYRTNDAWTARFKAALDGDLNTAEAMAVLHGLAHEINKQLDAGQSPTAEVEALRRLGSILGLLQSDPESYLRGDADADEATWIEGLIQERNQARQERNWGRADEIRKLLADEGVVLEDGPGGTTWRKG from the coding sequence ATGCTGCTTTTCAACACCCTGACCCGCTCGCTTGAGCCCCTGCAAACCCTGGAGCCCGATCACCTCAAGCTCTACGTCTGCGGGGTGACGGTCTACGACCTGTCCCATGTCGGCCACGCCAGGGTGATGGCGGTGTTCGACACCCTAACTCGCCACCTGCGCGCCTCGGGCACACGGGTGACCTACGTCCGCAACATCACCGACATCGACGACAAGATCATCAAGCGGGCGGCCGAGCGGGGGATTGGCTGCCAGGCGCTGACCGAGGAGACCACCGCCTACTTTCAGCAGGACATGGCCGCCATCGGCTGCCTGCCCCCCGACGTGGAACCGACCGCGACCGGCCACATCGACGAGATGATCGCCTTGGTGCAGCGGCTTGAAACCCGAGGACTGGCCTACGTCGGCGGGGGGGATGTTTTCTTCCGGGTGCGCAAGTTTCAGGGTTATGGCTCGCTCTCAGGTAAATCGCTGGACGATCTGCAAGCCGGGGAGCGGATTGAGGTCAATCCCCATAAAGAGGATCCGCTCGACTTCGTTCTGTGGAAATCGGCCAAACCGGGGGAGCCACAGTGGGACTCCCCTTGGGGGGCGGGACGGCCTGGCTGGCATCTGGAGTGCTCGGCCATGTCGATGCGCTACCTGGGTGAGGTCTTCGATTTACACGGCGGCGGGATGGACCTGATCTTCCCCCACCACGAAAACGAGATCGCCCAAAGCTGCGGCGCCAGCGGCCACCAACACCTGGCCAACCATTGGATGCACGTCGGCTTTTTGCGTATCAACGAAGAGAAGATGAGCAAGTCGCTCGGCAACTTCTTCACCATCCGCGAGGTGCTGGCCCACTACCCCGCCGAGGCGCTGCGGCTGCTGCTGCTCTCGGCCCACTACCACGGGCCGCTCGATTACTCCGAGGGGCACATGGCACAAGCAGCGGCAGGGATGGAGCGGCTCTATGCCACCCTGCGCCGGACCGGGGTGGTAGGGGCGGCGGCAGCCAACCCCGACCCCTATAGAACCAACGACGCCTGGACCGCCCGTTTTAAGGCGGCGCTCGATGGCGACCTGAACACCGCCGAGGCGATGGCGGTGTTGCACGGGCTGGCCCACGAGATCAACAAACAGCTCGATGCGGGTCAAAGCCCCACCGCCGAGGTTGAGGCGCTGCGCCGTCTGGGATCGATTCTGGGTCTGCTTCAGAGCGACCCGGAATCGTACCTGCGTGGCGACGCCGATGCCGACGAGGCGACTTGGATCGAGGGGCTTATTCAAGAGCGCAACCAGGCCCGCCAAGAGCGCAACTGGGGGCGCGCCGACGAAATCCGCAAATTGCTCGCCGACGAAGGGGTGGTTTTAGAGGACGGCCCGGGGGGCACCACCTGGCGTAAGGGGTAA
- a CDS encoding ribosomal protein S6 modification protein, giving the protein MAVGEAPRLILGWREWVAFPELDIARIKAKVDTGARTSALHTHLIEPFRQGGQRWVRFGIHPLQRSHAESRICVAEVVDQRVVSDSGGHKEKRWVIETPLLLGGESWPIEITLTKRNNMLFRLLLGRTAIRGRAMVDPGRSYLTGRKPKPIPATVKALSNGPS; this is encoded by the coding sequence TTGGCGGTGGGTGAAGCGCCACGACTGATTTTGGGTTGGCGCGAATGGGTCGCCTTCCCCGAGCTCGACATCGCCCGGATCAAGGCCAAGGTCGACACCGGCGCTCGCACCTCGGCGCTGCACACCCACCTGATCGAACCCTTCCGGCAGGGGGGGCAACGGTGGGTGCGGTTCGGTATCCACCCTTTGCAACGCAGCCACGCCGAAAGTCGGATCTGCGTCGCCGAGGTGGTCGATCAGCGGGTGGTCAGCGACTCGGGGGGGCACAAAGAAAAGCGGTGGGTGATCGAAACCCCGTTGCTGCTGGGGGGGGAGAGCTGGCCCATCGAGATCACCCTGACCAAACGCAACAACATGCTCTTTCGGCTGCTGCTGGGCCGCACCGCCATTCGGGGGCGGGCCATGGTGGATCCGGGGCGCTCCTACCTCACCGGACGCAAACCCAAACCCATTCCGGCCACTGTAAAGGCCTTATCAAACGGCCCTTCATAA
- a CDS encoding ribosomal protein S6 modification protein (responsible for the addition of glutamate residues to the C-terminus of ribosomal protein S6), producing MKFAILSRNPKLYSTRRLVEAGQVRGHEVKVVDPLRCYMNITAHHPSIHYRGERLEGFDAVIPRIGASITFYGTAVVRQFEMMGVFSANESVAIARARDKLRSLQLLSRAGIGLPVTGFAHSPDDIEDLMAMVGGAPVVIKLLEGTQGIGVVLAESKQAGESVIQAFMGLKANILVQEYIKEAGGADIRCFVIGEKVVATMMRQGKEGDFRSNLHRGGKAQLIRITPEERSTAVRAAKTMGLNVCGVDLLRSNHGPVVMEVNSSPGLEGIEAATGKDIAGLIIEFLEKNARPNRTRTRGQG from the coding sequence ATGAAATTCGCCATCCTCAGCCGCAACCCGAAGCTCTACTCGACCCGCCGTCTGGTCGAGGCGGGGCAGGTGCGTGGGCACGAGGTGAAGGTTGTCGATCCCCTGCGTTGCTACATGAACATCACCGCGCACCATCCCTCGATTCACTACCGGGGTGAAAGGCTCGAAGGGTTCGATGCGGTGATCCCCCGTATCGGCGCCTCGATCACCTTTTATGGCACCGCTGTGGTGCGCCAATTCGAGATGATGGGGGTTTTCTCGGCCAACGAGTCGGTGGCAATTGCCCGCGCCCGCGACAAACTGCGCTCGTTGCAGTTGCTCTCCCGGGCCGGGATCGGCCTGCCGGTCACCGGGTTTGCCCACTCCCCCGACGACATCGAAGATCTTATGGCCATGGTCGGCGGGGCGCCGGTGGTGATTAAGCTGCTGGAGGGGACCCAGGGGATCGGGGTCGTGCTGGCCGAATCGAAACAAGCGGGCGAAAGCGTCATTCAGGCCTTCATGGGGTTGAAGGCCAACATCTTGGTGCAGGAGTACATCAAAGAGGCGGGGGGGGCCGACATCCGCTGCTTCGTGATTGGCGAAAAGGTGGTGGCCACCATGATGCGTCAGGGCAAAGAGGGGGACTTTCGCTCCAATCTGCACCGGGGGGGCAAGGCGCAGCTGATTCGCATCACCCCCGAGGAGCGCTCGACTGCGGTACGGGCCGCCAAAACCATGGGTCTGAACGTCTGCGGGGTCGATCTGCTGCGCTCCAACCACGGTCCGGTGGTAATGGAGGTGAATTCCTCGCCGGGGTTGGAGGGAATAGAGGCGGCCACCGGCAAAGACATCGCCGGGCTCATCATCGAATTCCTCGAAAAAAATGCCCGCCCCAATCGCACCCGCACCCGGGGGCAGGGCTGA
- a CDS encoding succinylglutamate desuccinylase, which yields MAKGDLVIGGVAVPRGGRATIDLVLPALYTHAALNMPVQVVRGKRPGSTLFVTGVLHGEEINGVEVIRRLLRHSALKRLRGSLIAVPVVNVYGFIQHSRYLPDRRDLNRSFPGSESGSMASRVAAILMQEVVANATHGIDIHTGAGPRINLPQVRACLEDPETERLARIFGAPVIIDSDVRDGSLRSAVRDQGLPMLLYEGGEALRFDETSIRIGVRGILNVMRALGMLPDEVRRDPKHTPHVATASTWVRAPMSGVMRAPLPLGVRVHKGQVLAMVSDPFGEREQPVVASVDGIVIGRVQVPLVYEGEALFHVARFDRPTQAAAVVEAVQAEAMNEVSGGFEPPSDTA from the coding sequence ATGGCCAAGGGCGATCTGGTCATCGGCGGGGTGGCGGTTCCGCGTGGCGGGCGGGCCACCATCGATTTGGTCTTACCGGCCCTCTATACCCACGCCGCTCTGAACATGCCGGTCCAGGTGGTGCGGGGCAAACGACCTGGATCGACCCTCTTCGTGACCGGGGTGCTGCACGGTGAGGAGATCAACGGGGTTGAGGTCATTCGCCGCCTACTGCGCCACTCGGCCCTGAAACGGCTGCGCGGCAGTCTGATTGCGGTGCCGGTGGTCAACGTCTACGGCTTCATCCAGCACTCCCGTTACCTGCCCGACCGGCGCGACCTCAACCGCTCCTTCCCCGGCTCCGAGTCGGGCTCAATGGCGTCTCGGGTGGCGGCGATCTTAATGCAAGAGGTGGTCGCCAACGCCACCCACGGCATCGACATCCACACCGGCGCTGGCCCCCGGATCAACCTGCCCCAGGTCCGCGCCTGCCTCGAAGACCCCGAAACCGAACGGCTGGCCCGCATCTTCGGGGCGCCGGTCATCATCGATTCGGATGTGCGCGACGGCTCCCTGCGCAGCGCAGTGCGCGATCAGGGGCTGCCGATGCTGCTCTACGAAGGGGGGGAGGCGCTGCGCTTTGATGAGACCTCGATCCGCATTGGGGTACGGGGGATTCTCAACGTTATGCGCGCCTTGGGGATGTTGCCCGACGAGGTGCGCCGCGATCCGAAGCACACCCCCCACGTGGCGACCGCCTCGACCTGGGTGCGCGCACCGATGAGCGGGGTGATGCGGGCGCCACTCCCCCTGGGGGTTCGGGTGCATAAGGGACAGGTGCTGGCCATGGTGAGCGACCCCTTCGGCGAACGGGAGCAGCCGGTCGTTGCCAGCGTCGACGGCATCGTCATCGGACGGGTGCAAGTTCCCCTGGTTTACGAGGGGGAGGCGCTTTTTCATGTCGCCCGTTTCGACCGCCCAACTCAGGCCGCCGCCGTGGTGGAGGCGGTACAGGCCGAGGCGATGAATGAGGTTTCAGGGGGGTTCGAACCCCCGAGCGACACGGCATAA
- a CDS encoding 23S rRNA (guanosine(2251)-2'-O)-methyltransferase RlmB, protein MDSLFGIHPITAALEEGQLDRLWVREGKRHPRLQELVAAARKQGVGVKEVPLKELDRLAEGGVHQGIVATLRQAPPPLELEDWLETLPVDPLVVLLDGVTDPHNLGAIIRSVAAAGGHGVIVPKDRRAPLSAIAVKASAGTAMRMPLVQVTNLARTVEQLQQEGFMVWAAAGDGAAPWDRVDLKGKTALVLGAEGEGVRPLVRKRCDGAVAIPMAGAESLNVSVAAGVLLFEAVRQRR, encoded by the coding sequence ATGGATTCGTTGTTCGGTATTCACCCCATCACCGCCGCCCTGGAAGAGGGGCAGCTTGATCGACTCTGGGTGCGCGAGGGCAAACGCCATCCCCGTTTACAGGAGCTGGTGGCCGCCGCCCGCAAACAGGGGGTGGGGGTCAAAGAGGTGCCGCTCAAAGAGCTCGACCGCCTCGCCGAGGGGGGGGTGCACCAGGGGATCGTCGCCACCTTGCGTCAGGCGCCGCCCCCGCTTGAGCTCGAAGACTGGCTCGAAACCCTGCCGGTCGACCCATTGGTGGTGCTGCTCGACGGGGTGACCGATCCCCATAATCTGGGAGCGATCATCCGCAGTGTGGCGGCGGCGGGGGGGCATGGGGTGATCGTCCCCAAGGATCGCCGCGCCCCGCTGTCGGCCATCGCGGTGAAGGCCAGCGCCGGGACCGCCATGCGGATGCCGCTGGTTCAGGTGACCAATCTGGCCCGGACGGTGGAGCAGTTGCAGCAAGAGGGATTCATGGTCTGGGCCGCCGCTGGGGATGGGGCCGCCCCCTGGGACCGGGTCGATCTAAAGGGCAAAACCGCGCTGGTGTTGGGGGCCGAGGGGGAGGGGGTGCGCCCTTTGGTGCGTAAGCGCTGCGATGGGGCGGTTGCGATCCCCATGGCGGGGGCCGAGTCGCTCAATGTTTCGGTGGCGGCGGGGGTGTTGCTCTTTGAGGCGGTGCGGCAGAGAAGGTAA